The segment GAGCCACGACTTCAACATCGGTTCCGTCGTCCGCACCGCCAATGCCTTCCTCGCCCGGGAGGTCCATATCGTCGGCCGCCGCCGCTGGAACCGGCGCGGCGCCATGGTCACCGACCGCTACCAGCATGTCCGTCACCACCCGGACACCGCTTCCCTGACGCGCTGGGCGGCGGCCGAGGGGCTGCCGGTCATCGGGATCGACAACCTCCCCGGTGCCGTACCCCTGGAGCGGACCGTGCTGCCGCGCCGCTGTGTGCTGCTCTTCGGCCAGGAGGGGCCGGGGCTGACGGACGAGGCCCGGGAGCACGCCGCGATGGTCTGCTCGATCGCGCAGTTCGGCTCGACCCGGTCGATCAACGCG is part of the Streptomyces qinzhouensis genome and harbors:
- a CDS encoding TrmH family RNA methyltransferase, with the protein product MPTALSVPAPAGAAGDEPVQYDDGYGPEIGVGPHPLPWPEGERYDPELLAGGDRRNVADRYRYWSREAVVADLDTRRHDFHIAVENWSHDFNIGSVVRTANAFLAREVHIVGRRRWNRRGAMVTDRYQHVRHHPDTASLTRWAAAEGLPVIGIDNLPGAVPLERTVLPRRCVLLFGQEGPGLTDEAREHAAMVCSIAQFGSTRSINAGAAAAIAMHAWVQRYAEIPDPS